The Candidatus Neptunochlamydia vexilliferae genome has a window encoding:
- a CDS encoding ABC transporter ATP-binding protein translates to MPKLLVATNLTKVFDKPVPTEILKGVSLTVHAGETVAIMGPSGVGKSTLLHVLGTLDLPTGGTLEIVGTPAISENAPSLRNKHLGFIFQNYNLLDEYSVLDNVLMPTRIGRIGGKEKVAKGLLEEVGLTPQLHHLAKQLSGGEKQRAAIARALCNDPDLILADEPSGNLDDANSERIHELLISSAKNLGKGLIVVTHNQALAKQCDFTYTLHNGVLT, encoded by the coding sequence ATACCGAAGTTACTGGTAGCAACCAATCTCACCAAGGTTTTTGACAAACCGGTCCCCACAGAGATCTTAAAAGGGGTCTCCTTGACCGTCCATGCGGGAGAAACGGTCGCCATTATGGGACCATCAGGTGTTGGAAAAAGTACCCTCCTCCATGTTTTGGGAACGCTCGACCTTCCCACAGGAGGAACCCTTGAAATTGTGGGAACGCCAGCAATTAGCGAAAATGCCCCCTCTCTTCGCAACAAGCATCTCGGCTTTATCTTCCAAAACTACAACCTCCTCGACGAGTATTCGGTCCTCGACAACGTTCTCATGCCCACCCGGATTGGACGGATCGGCGGCAAGGAAAAGGTCGCCAAGGGCCTTTTAGAAGAGGTAGGGCTGACTCCTCAGCTGCATCACCTCGCCAAGCAACTTTCAGGTGGGGAAAAGCAGCGGGCAGCGATTGCTCGAGCGCTCTGTAACGATCCCGACCTCATCTTAGCTGACGAACCTTCCGGAAATCTGGATGATGCAAATTCGGAGAGGATCCATGAGCTTCTTATCTCTTCTGCAAAAAATTTGGGGAAAGGGCTCATCGTCGTTACCCACAACCAAGCCCTTGCCAAGCAGTGTGACTTCACCTATACTTTGCATAACGGAGTATTAACGTGA